The Streptomyces sp. NBC_00483 genome contains the following window.
TCACCGTGCCGTTCGACCGCCTTCCCCCGGAGCTCGGCCAGATTGTGCGCCACTTGCTCGGTGGCCAGCGGCAAGCCGTTCCCTGGATAGATCAGCGTCACGTTCCCGTTGCCGAACTCGGTGCCGAGCCCGACCGGCGGGACACCGTTGACGGTGCCTTCCCCGAGCATCGGCGGGGTCTGCCCGAGCTCCATCATCATCTCGAAGTAGGTGTGGTGCACCGACTTCGCGTGGTAGCCGTCGATGCTGTTCTCGACGAGCAGCTTCCAGTTCGCGTTGAGGGTGTAGTTGTGTGTGCCCTCCAGGACTTCGACGCCGTCCTCGGACTGGTCGGTCGCGAGGTCGAACAGGTACGCCGAGGGGCCCAGCCAGGTGCGCAGGTCGGGCGCGCTGTCGGAGAAGTTACAGAAGTAGAAGCCGCGGTAGTTCTCCACGCGCGGCGAGCGGAGCCCTCCGTAGACGTCGGCGGGAGCGTTCGCGTAGTCCTCACCGGCGGGCACGTTGACGAGCTCGCCGGAGTTCCGGTAGGCCCAGCCGTGGTAGAAGCATGTGAAGATCTTCTGATTGCCCTTGGGGTGTCTGCAGACGGAAGCGCCGCGGTGCAGACAGGTGTTGAGCAGCACGCGCACGTCGCCGTGGCGGTCCCGGTTGAAGATGATGGACCGGCCGCCGACGTCCCGGGTCCGGAAGTCGTTCTTCTTCGGCAGTTCCGACTCGTGGCCCACGTAGAGCCAGGCGTCGGCGAAGATCAGCTCGCGTTCCTTCTCGAAGATCTCCTGTGAGGTGAACACCTCGCGGTCGACCTGGAACAGGGATTCCTCGCGTTTGTCGATCACGTATGGCTGGGGCACGGATGGCTCCGTTCTCTGCGGTGGTGCCGGGAGTGCGTCGAACCTAGGCACGGCGGCGGCCACCGTGGGCCGCGGTTCCAGCCGCTGGAACCGCGGCAACTCGCAGGCACACAAGGGGTTCCAGGCACTGGAACCCGGCCGTCCCGCACCGCGCGGGAGCGTTAGCGTCGAGCCTCGTTTTCCTTACGACACCCAATTCCCCAGCATGCGAATCGGGTCGGTTCGGCCGGTCTCGACAACCCAACGCCCTGGAGTGCTGATGCGCATCGTCGACCATCTGACGCCCGACGGTCCGGACAAGATCCTGCATGTCCGCTCGGTCGGCTGCGACGTCAACATCATCGTCGGGACCCACGACCCCAACGGCGTCCCATTCACGACCGTCGAGGTCCTGCCGCACGTACCTGACGACGAGGGCACGCGCTGGATGCACCTCGGGACATCGAACGTGGTGGTCATGCCGGTCTCGCACGACGAGTTCCCGACCGCGCCGCCGGCCGACCCCGTATCCACACCCCTTCAAGGAGAGGCACAACGGTGAGCCGGTTCCTCGGTATCGGAATGACCCACTACCCGCTGCTCGCGGGCACGGACGAGCACATGGCCGGCCTGCTGCGCTGGACCCTGACCGACCCGGACATCCCGGAAAAGGAGAAGGACCCGGCGCATTGGCCGACAGCCATGCGTGAGGAGTGGGGGGACGACCAGGGGCGCACCTCAGCGGCCGGGCATCGCACCCGACTGGTCGACGGACTGCGACGCTGCCGCGCGGCGCTCGACGCGTTCGCACCCGACGTCGTCGTGGTGTGGGGGGACGACCAGTACGAGAACTTCCGCGAAGAGGTCGTCCCGCCCTTCTGCGTGCTGGCCTACGACGACCTGGAGGTCCCGGCCTTCGAGGTGATGAATGAGCGGGGGAGCCCCAACGCATGGG
Protein-coding sequences here:
- a CDS encoding aromatic ring-hydroxylating oxygenase subunit alpha, whose protein sequence is MPQPYVIDKREESLFQVDREVFTSQEIFEKERELIFADAWLYVGHESELPKKNDFRTRDVGGRSIIFNRDRHGDVRVLLNTCLHRGASVCRHPKGNQKIFTCFYHGWAYRNSGELVNVPAGEDYANAPADVYGGLRSPRVENYRGFYFCNFSDSAPDLRTWLGPSAYLFDLATDQSEDGVEVLEGTHNYTLNANWKLLVENSIDGYHAKSVHHTYFEMMMELGQTPPMLGEGTVNGVPPVGLGTEFGNGNVTLIYPGNGLPLATEQVAHNLAELRGKAVERHGEEYASAVFNLARNSVFFPNFFLIDLNFGMIIRTIMPLGPDRTQATSWHVAPRGLSQESLQYRIDNALTFWGPAGLATPDDVEALEQAQRGFSARREVPLSDISKGIGKPRPAANDELQMRAWWRQWNYVMTGEQLPAEVEAFTPFTTREPSRKPQEA